Proteins encoded together in one Benincasa hispida cultivar B227 chromosome 1, ASM972705v1, whole genome shotgun sequence window:
- the LOC120079354 gene encoding uncharacterized protein LOC120079354: MTLRNGRALAERKMNPRNNSPSKERITCSTDQEERMPENTSHSETSTSNVGTQEVPLNAPFPRRLMKKNDEHQFKCFLELLKQLHINIPLIEALEQMPTYVKFFKDILTKKRKVSEKEVIALTQECNTLVSNKLPQKQKDPGSFIIPCSIGGLDVGHALCDLGARINLMPLSVFKKLRIGEAQPTSVTLQLADRTIKYSEGKIEDVLVKVDNLIFPTDFIILDYQVDREVPIILGRPFLATGKVLIDVHKGELTMCVDNEEVKFNVLNALKFPDSDDCQLNNIELTEEETRVCEVLALEGTLKESEPPSLSERQTKPMCPSLEQPPELELKQLPGHLKYAFLGNTLPVIISANLTKPNEDSLLQMLKKHKHAIRWTLVDIRGISPSYCMQKIRLRKGRRGQSSLKEGLSPL; this comes from the coding sequence ATGACGTTGCGGAATGGAAGAGCCCTTGCAGAAAGAAAGATGAATCCAAGAAACAATAGTCCTTCGAAAGAACGCATTACATGTTCCACGGATCAGGAAGAGAGAATGCCAGAAAATACAAGCCATTCGGAAACCAGCACGTCTAACGTGGGAACGCAAGAGGTGCCTCTGAACGCACCATTCCCCAGGcgtctgatgaagaagaatgatgaacatcAGTTCAAGTGCTTTCTCGAGCTCCTAAAGCAGCTCCACATCAACATTCCACTCATAGAAGCTTTGGAGCAGATGCCAACATACGTGAAGTTTTTTAAAGACATTTTGACGAAAAAGAGAAAAGTCAGCGAGAAAGAAGTAATAGCACTAACGCAGGAATGCAACACGTTAGTAAGCAACAAGCTACCACAGAAGCAGAAGGACCCAGGGAGCTTCATAATTCCTTGTTCAATTGGAGGATTAGATGTGGGTCATGCGTTGTGCGACCTAGGAGCGAGAATCAATCTCATGCCCCTTTCAGTTTTTAAGAAATTGAGGATTGGCGAGGCACAACCTACTTCTGTCACCCTTCAACTCGCTGATAGGACAATTAAGTACTCGGAAgggaagattgaagatgttttggTGAAGGTTGACAATCTCATATTCCCAACAGACTTCATTATTCTTGATTATCAAGTAGATAGGGAGGTTCCAATCATCCTTGGACGCCCTTTCTTGGCTACTGGGAAAGTTCTGATTGACGTGCATAAAGGTGAGCTAACCATGTGCGTGGATAATGAAGAGGTAAAATTTAATGTGCTCAATGCATTAAAGTTCCCAGACAGTGATGATTGTCAGCTAAACAATATTGAATTGACTGAAGAAGAGACTCGAGTATGTGAAGTTCTCGCATTGGAAGGAACCCTGAAGGAATCTGAgccgccaagtctgagtgagcgACAGACAAAACCAATGTGTCCTTCACTCGAACAACCACCTGAACTCGAATTAAAACAGTTACCTGGACATTTGAAATACGCTTTTCTTGGAAATACATTGCCTGTTATCATTTCCGCTAATCTCACAAAGCCTAATGAAGATTCACTCTTGCAGATGTTGAAGAAACATAAACATGCAATACGGTGGACACTTGTAGATATTCGTGGAATAA